The genomic window CTGTTCGTCGTCGATCTCGACATCGGCGGCGGCGCTTCCGCCGTCGCCGTCACCGTCGAGGGCCTCGTCGTACGCCTCGCGGTCGGCGATCTCGAACCCTTCGTCGCCGTCGACCAGTACTCCTTTCTCGATCAACCGGCCCCATTGACCGCTCGTCAAGTCGTCGTTGACGTCGGCCCAGTGGACCTCGCCCCCGTTCCGGTCGGCTGCCTCGCGGATGGCCTCGAGGGCCGCCGTCATGGAGGAGTCCTCCCGGACGAGGTCGTTGATTTTCTCCGCTGTACGCGTCATCTGCTTTGGACTAGGTCGCGTTCGGTATACAAGTGTTTATCTTCGGTGGGCCGATGGGAACTGTGGTCTGCCGTCGTCTACCCGCAGACCCGCGTTCGGGCGAATACGTTGGATACGACGTGGCCAGCGGCAGGATCCGACATATCCTACATAAAAGTAATACAGAGGTAGATTGCATAAACTGTCGTGAAGTATGTGTTCGATCGATTGTATTATGAGGATGACAGTCAAGTAGACAGATATGAGTGTGCCGCGTGGGGCCGGAACGGGGATATTGTCTGAGCGGGGCCAGTCGACGCTGATGGGGATGGTACTGTTGATCGGAATGGTCGCAGCCGGTAGCCTCGGTCTCTTTCTGATCGCTGGCGACGCGATTACGGGTGCGGAACACCAGTCCGAGCAGGAGCGAATCGAACAGGCGTTCATCGAGTTGAGCAACAGCATCTCGTCGTCGGCAGCGTCCGGCGACGTCTCGCAATCGATGGAACTGCACGCCGGTAAACAGGGAGCGATCGCCCATCACGACTCGGCGACATATAAGGTCTGGACGCAGAACTATAACAAGACAAACAGTACGATGGTCGCAAACGGTTCGATCGGGACCATCGAGTACGAGGACGACGACGGGACGAAAATCGCGTACGAGGGTGGTGCCGTTTTCCGTGAAACGGGGAGACAAACGCGAGTGCTCTCCTCTCCCCCACTCGATTACAATCACGAGACGAGTACGCTATCGTTTCCCGTCTTCGGACTCACCGAAGACAAAACGATCAATTCCGGGGATATCACGATCAAACAGACCAACGTCGATCGCGAACCGACCAATTACATCCAGAACGATCACGTGTTCGTCGAAATCCACAGCGAGTACTGTCGCGGATGGCAGCAGTACTTCGTCGAGCAAGCGGGCGATACGACCCTTCAGGAGCCGTGTTACGGCGGTGAGAACGAAGAGGGAACGGTGAAAGTGAGACTCGGCTACGACGATATTTCGAACGCGTTCACCTCCGGTGTGGCAGTTCCCTCTGAAGACAATATCAATGACAAGAAAAACACGTTCGACGATATCTCGACTGGCAAGCAGTATCAGCCGATGGATGGGACGATACTGCAACTGACGGATGATTTCGAAAACGGGTCGGCTGAGCAAATCGACGGAACCGGGACGTATACCGCCGGAGAGTACTACGCTGACGAACTGATCGACCCCAACCTCAATTTCGATCTCTCCGACGGCGATGCGGTTCTCGCCGTGGATGGAGACGTTCGAATCGATAGCGGTGGTATCTCCGTCTCTAACTGTGGACCGTCCGGAGAGAACCAACTGAAGATCTACGTCGAAGGCGATTTCACTATGAGTAAGGGCGAAGTCCAACCGAACTGTGGCGGAGACGGTGGCGTCGAAACGATACAGGTCTACGGGATGTCCACGACGGGTATCGATTTCCACTCGAATCCGACGTTTAACGGACTGATCTACGCTGCGAGCGACAAAGATCCCGCAGACGATGACTTCAGCGGATGGCCGGTCGAAGGAACGAAAAACCGCGACGATAACTATCAGCTAAACTTCCAGGGCGCGAATGAGTTCAAGGGATCCGTTGTCGTGCATTCGATAAACACGGATAGTAATCTAAAGGGCGTCGACGACGTGACCCCTGAGGACGACGCGGTAATCGAACCGATACCGGATGGGTACGCGCCCGCACCGCAACTCACCTATCTCAACCTCGCCGAATACGAGATCGAGATCAAAAACGACTGACTGTCGACCGACCTACGCCGCGTCTTCGATCGTCGCCTTCACGTCCTCCCAGACCTCGTCGGGCGCTCGCTCGCCGTCGACGCGCTCGAGGTCGCCCTGCTCGTCGTAGTGTTCGATGACGGGTTCGGTGTTCTCTCGGTAGACCTCGAGGCGCTCGCGGACCGTCTCCTCGGTGTCGTCGTCGCGCTGGATCAGTTCGCCGCCGCACTCGTCACAGACGCCCTCCTCTTCGGGCTGGTCGTACTCGACGTGGTAGTTGGTTCCGCACTCGGAACAGACGCGGCGACCGGTGAGCCGGTCGACCAGTTCCTCCTGGCTGACGTCGAGCATGAGGGCGACGTCCAGATCGGTCATACCCTCGAGCTCCTCGGCCTGCTCGAGATTCCGCGGATAGCCGTCGAGGACGAAGCCGTCGGCCTGGGAGAGGGCCTCCTCGACGATGGCGTTGACGACCGCGTCGGGGACGAGTTCGCCGCGGTCCATGTACTCTCGCGGGGTGTCGTACTCCGTGTCCATGTCGGAGATGTCCATGTCCTTGTTCCCGCGGAGGGCGTCGCCAGTGGTGATGTGGTCGACGTCGAACTCCTCCGTGATCTTCGCGCTCTGGGTCCCCTTTCCTGCCCCGGGCGCACCCAGGATCAGAATTCGTGGCTGTGCCATGTCCGCCCGTTCACCGGCGTCACATAAAGGCTTAAAGAAATGGCCACGTCCGTTCCGGTATGACGCGTTTCGACGCAGCCGAGGCGACCGAACGACGGAAACTGTACGTCGATGCCATTACCGCCCACCGCGAGCGCGGACGCGGCTTCCTGACCTTCGAGGCCGACGAGACCGCCCTCGAGAGCGACGATGACGGCGCCGAGCCGTCCGACTCGGCGCTGGGCGCCCCCTGGATTCAGTTCGCGGACGGCACGATCAACGTCGACTGTACCGACGACGAACTCGATACCCTCAAATCCGTCCTCGGGGAGTTTCCGGCGTTCAAGATCGACGAGATCAATCGACCCGAGGACGCAGCGGGCGTCAACGTTCGGGTGAGCGCGAAGGCCGATCCGAACCGAATCGCTCAGTGCCTCGACGCGATCTTTCAGCGGGTATACGAACTCCCCGACGACGTTCGGGTCTGGGTCGTCGAACTCTAGTCGGGAGCTCGTCGCAACCCCGATCCGCTCGCCGATCGGTCGATCGGTATCCGATAGTCCGGTCCGAAAATACGCCGCGCGTGCGCGAAACGCGCCTTCGATTCGGCCCTTCGTCCGACGGTGAAAGGTACCGGCGGGATCCCTCGGGCGCGATGGTCCGAACACGTTCGCTCTCGGGCGGACGAACAGTCGATAAGCTGTCCGTGCGAGAACACGATTTCGACGGACAACGACAGAAAAAAGACCCTCGACTCTAACCGAATGTTGAGGGACTGAGAGGTGATGGCACGATGCAACGAAACCGGGACGGTCAAATTCACCGGACGGATGCCCGGTGAGCGGCGACAACCGGGCCGTTTCCAAATAGATAAGTGCTCCCGGCCATCATCCTCCGACATATAAGCGGTCTTCAAACGAGGTGAACACAATTTACAGCGCACTAACGACCCCGATTCCGTTGCAGGAGACACGCGTCGACGTGTTCGAGGACATCTTCCTGGTGTTTCTCGGACTCGGGACGCTCGTCGGTGTCGTCGTGGTCTCGTATGTCTTGTACAACGCGTACAAGTATCGGGACGACGGCGAGGCGAAAGACGACGAGTCGCTGCCGACAGTCGGGGAACTACCGACAGGTGGAAAGGGTGGAAAGAAGCTGTTCCTATCGTTCGGTATCAGCGCCGTCATCGTCATTTCGCTGGTGATCTGGACGTACGGGATGCTCCTGTACGTCGAGGATCCCCAGGACGAGTTCGACGAGGAACCGGTCGAGATCGAAGTCACCGGCGAGAACTTCGCCTGGTACTTCGAGTACGCGAACGGCATCGAATCGAGCACCACAATGCGCGTTCCGGCCGATCACCCGGTCGCAATCGAGACGACGTCAGGAGACGTCTGGCACACGTTCGGCGTACCCGACTTACGGGTGAAAGCCGACGCAATTCCGGGCGAGTACGACGAGACGTGGTTCATGGCCGACGAAGCCGGCACGGAACACGAAATCAAATGTTTCGAACTCTGCGGTCGAGGACACACGGCCATGACCGGTACGGTTCAGGTCATGGAAGAAGAGGCGTTCAACGAGTGGCTCAATAACCAACTGACGCTCGAGGTCACGATCGAGGATCAGAACGAAACGCCGGTCACCGAGGGCTACGAGATGACCCTCGAGCACACCGAGAACGCCCAGTACGAGGAGGACCTCGTGCACAACTACACCGCCGACGACTTCGACGAGAACGGGACGATCAGTCTCGACCACGAGGACCTCCAGCAGGGCGGTGAGTACAACGTGACGATCACGTTCGAGGACGACCAGTACGAGACGATCGAGGAGACGACCGAGATCACCCGTCCTTCGAGCGAGACCTTCACGGTCGGAAGTGCTAACGAAACGGATAATGGAAACGGAAACAACGAGAGCGCAGACGGAGGTGGCGGCGAATGAGTGATCTACCGCCGATGACGTCGGTCAAGCGATGGCTGGTCACGACCAACCACAAGGACGTCGGGATCCTCTATATCGCCACAGCCTTGTTCTTCCTCCTGCTCGGAGGGGTGCTCGCGCTGCTCTTCCGCGCCCACCTCTGGGTGCCCGGCGGAACGGGACTGCTCGAGAACATGGAGTTCAACCAGGCCGTCACGGCCCACGGGCTGTTGATGGTCTTCTGGTTCCTCTCGCCGATCGCGTCCGGATTCGCGAACTACTTCGTCCCGCTACAGATCGGCGCGAAGGACCTCGCGTTCCCCCGACTGAACGCCCTGAGCTACTGGTTCTACCTGTTCTCGGGGATTCTGATGGGCGTCTCGTTCTTCCAGGGGAAGACGTTCGCCGGCGGCTGGACGATGTACGCGCCGCTGAACGTTCCGTCGTTTAACACGGTGATGGAGGCGACGGCCGGCGGGAACGCGACGGTACTCGCGCTCCTGCTGTTCGTCATCTCGATCACGATCGGGACGGTGAACTTCCTCGTCACCATTCACCGTTCGCGTGCGGAGGGCCTCGGCCTGTGGAACATGCCGATGTTCACGTGGTCGTGGCTGCTGACGATCTGGATGATGCTGTTCGCGTTCGCGGCGCTGCTCGCCGCGCTCCTGTTGCTGTCGATCGACCGCGTCATGCTCACGCAGTACTTCTCGACCGATCAGGGCTCGAGTCTGCTGTGGGCGCACCTGTTCTGGTTCTTCGGGCATCCGGAGGTGTACATCGTCTTCTTCCCCGCGCTGGGGATCATGTTCGAGACGTTCCAGACGTTCACGGGACGCCGCCTGGTCGGCCGCAAGTGGGTCATCATCGCGATGGTCCTCGTCGCGGTCCAGTCGTTCCTCGTCTGGATGCACCACATGTTCCTGACGGCGATCAACCTCGAGATCAAGACGCTGTTCATGGCGACGACCATCGGGATCTCGCTGCCCTTCGACCTGATGGTCTTCGCGCTGATCTACACGATGGTCAAGGGACGCGTACGGTTCACCACGCCGTTCCTGTTCAGCCTCGGGGCACTCGTCCTGTTCATCCTCGGCGGCATCACCGGGGTCTTCCTCGGCGCCGTCGTCCTGGACTACGAGTTCCGGGGCACCTACTGGGTCGTCGCTCACTTCCACTACGTGATGGTTTCGGGAGTCACCGCGCTGGTCGCCGGGATCTACTACTGGTGGCCGAAAATCAGCGGGAAGATGTACTCCGAGACCCTCGGAAAGATCAACTTCGCGGTCTACTTCATCGGGTTCAACCTGCTGTACTTCCCGATGTTCCTCGCCTGGGAGACGCCCCGTCGCGTCTTCGACTACAGCGAGGGCGCACAGATCTACCACCAGGCGTCGACCGTCGGGGCGTTCGTTCTCGGCGCGTCGTTCCTGATCATGTTCTTCACGCTCGGGAAGAGCCTGCTCACAGGGCCCGACGCACCCGATAACCCCTGGGAGTACTCCCGCACCGCCGAGTGGGCGATCCCCTCGCCCCCGCCGCTGGAGAACTGGACCGACCGACCCAGCTACGCCAGCGGCCGCCTCGAGTTCGTCGACGACGCGGCGGCCGCCACCGACGGCGGCGTCGCGACCGGACACGAAGCGACCGCTGCGGACACGGCCCACGAGGAACACGCCGATCACGCCAGCATCTGGCCGCTGGGGATCGGACTCGGAACGTTCGTGTTCTTCCTCGGGCTGTCCGGAATGACCCCGTACGTCTACGAGTTCATTCAGGGAACCGATCACCCGCCGGAGCACCTCGCCGACGCCGCAGTCGATCCGAGTATCACGTATCCGATCCTGACGCTCCTCGGCGTCGGGATCCTCGGCGTCTCGCTGTTCAAGTTCGGCGTCGAGGAGTTCAACGTGCCCGAGACGGCCATCGCCGAACGCTGGCCGTTCGGCGGCGTCGGTAACACGAAGTTCGGCGTCTGGGTCTTCCTCGCGTCGGACGTCGTCGTCTTCGGCGGCGCCATCGGGGCGTACGTCTTCATGCGCCTCCACGGCGGCTGGGATAACTGGCACCTCGACACGATCACGATGGCAGGGCTGTTCAACACCTACGTCCTGCTGACCTCGAGTTTCACCGTGATCCTGGCGCTCGCCTTCGCCGAACGGAAGAACAAGAAGGCCATGCTCGGCTCGATGGTCGCGACGGTCCTGTTGGCGTTCGTCTTCATGGGCGTCAAGGCCTTCGAGTACAGCAGCAAGTTCGCCGACGGTCACTACTGGTTCAGCGGGATCGATTACTCGATCTACTTCGTCACGACCGGGCTGCACGCGCTGCACGTGCTCCTCGGCGTGCTCGTCGCGCTGTTCATGATCTACCGGATCGTCAGCGTCGACGCCTATCTGGAGGACCACCGGCCGGTGGAGTTCTTCGGCCTCTACTGGCACTTCGTCGACATCGTCTGGGTCTTCCTCTTCCCGCTGTTCTACCTGATGTAGCGGCCCCCGCGGCTCGCTACGCGATTCGGTCGATTTTTTCGAGACGCGCTCGCTCGAGTGACGGTATCGTGAGCCGCGTGTCCTGACGGGAATCAGTTACCGGCCCGTCGCCGTTCGCCGATAGCCGAGAGAACGGTCGTGCAAGAGACGGTCGACGGCGACTGTGACTCGAGTAATGGAACGAATACGGTACCCTCGACTCGAAACGCTGTTGGACCACTAACTGAGATCGAGTGCGCCTGCTACGCGTCGTCGCGATCGAACGAGAGCGCCGACCGGAGGACCCAGAGGTCGACCGCGGCGACGACCGCCACACCGCAGCGAAGCGGAGCGAGGCTCGACTGAGACTCCGCGGTGCTCGCGTCCTCCGATTCGCCACCGGTCGTCCCGACGGAGCGCTGGTCGCTTCTCGTGAACCGCCTCGACTGCCGAGAACCGAGCGAACGTCTCGAGGTCGATCCGATCGGTGTCGACGGTGAGCAAGACGGCGTTGGCCACCCAGAACTCGGTCTCGACGCTGACTCCCGACGTTCGATCGGCGTAGTCGAGCAACGGTTCCTGCGTCTCTTCGGCGTAATCGATGAGGTACGCGTCGGCGTCGTCGGTCGGGACCGCGTCGGGAACCGTCGGCTCCTCGAGTCGAACCACGGCCTCGACCGTGTCGTCGGCCGACTCGAGCGAGTCATCGATCCTGATCGACTCGTTTGCCGAGATCTCGTTGTCAGCGTGGCCGTCGACCGGCGTCGCAGTGGCCCCACCCTCGGAGCCGAGAGCGGGAGCGATACCGCCGGCGAGGACGGGTGTCGAGAGCAGCATCGTCGCGTCAGACTGGCGAGTGCGAGGGATCGCAACCGATCGCCCCGACTCGGGTCCGGAAAGAGAGGCGCCAGGCTACCGTCAGTGGCAGTCGCTGAATAACGATGTTCTGGCGGGCAGACAGTCGTCGCGACGAGACGGCCGGTCCAACGCTTCGGTCGAGTTGCCGAATCGGTCAGCCGGCCCAGACGAGCGCGTAGATGAAGGTGAACAGGAAGTACGTGAGGAACACGGAGACGGCGGCCTTGACGTGGAACGTGAAGAGTTCGTGCTGTTCGTCGTCGCGGACGTCCTCGACGGCCGCCCGCTCGTCGTCGCTCAGCTCGTCGGCGTGTGCGACATCGAGGTGGTACGTCGCGTACCGCTGGTCGCGAAACGGTCGGCCGCAGTAGGGACAGGTCGCTTCGGGCGTCTCGTCGGCCGGGACGTCGTACTCGTACTCCGTCACCGGTTCGGGACGCAGGTCGACGTCGGTAAGTTGCCCGGCGGTCATTCGTTGGCCTCGCGTTGGGAGCACGCGAAGAAGTGTCTACCGGTGTTCGCCGAACGCGTGGCCCCTCGAGTCGCGATCGGTGCGGTGGCGCGGACCGACTCCTCGCGGTCAGCTCGGCACGTACGCCGCTTCCGCGCCGGGCACCGAGACGAGGTACAGGCTGACCATCGTAAAGAAGACCATGACGACGATGAAGGGGTACTGGCTCCGGATCGCCTGCAGTTTGCCGGGGAACAGGTCGAACGAGACGGTGTGGGAGAGCCAGACCGCGAGGATGTGACCGATCAGGATCCCGGCGATCTCGACGTAGCCGAACCACGACGTCAGGGCGTACTCCGTCGGGTTCTCGGGCGGGTTCAGCGGCGCGGCGACGGTATCGATCAGCGACGGCCACAGCGAGATCGAGAAGCCGGCGTAGTGGGCGAAGTGATAGCCCGCGGCGATCGCGAGCAGCGGTGCCGCGAATCGGAGTCCGAGGTATCGCCGCGAGAGGTACGTCTCGGCGCGCTCCCGGGTGCGTTCCGCGGCGATCCAGTAGACCGCCCAGAAGAGACCGAACCCGGCCAGCAACAACGCGAGATAGACGAGCCGCGGCGGGAAACCGAGCTCGACCAGCGCCGTGACGGTCCGAGCGCCGGGGGCGGTCACGACGAAGCCGCTGTAGGTCAACTCCCAGACTAACGCGAGCAC from Haloterrigena sp. KLK7 includes these protein-coding regions:
- a CDS encoding adenylate kinase; the protein is MAQPRILILGAPGAGKGTQSAKITEEFDVDHITTGDALRGNKDMDISDMDTEYDTPREYMDRGELVPDAVVNAIVEEALSQADGFVLDGYPRNLEQAEELEGMTDLDVALMLDVSQEELVDRLTGRRVCSECGTNYHVEYDQPEEEGVCDECGGELIQRDDDTEETVRERLEVYRENTEPVIEHYDEQGDLERVDGERAPDEVWEDVKATIEDAA
- the coxB gene encoding cytochrome c oxidase subunit II; the protein is MPLQETRVDVFEDIFLVFLGLGTLVGVVVVSYVLYNAYKYRDDGEAKDDESLPTVGELPTGGKGGKKLFLSFGISAVIVISLVIWTYGMLLYVEDPQDEFDEEPVEIEVTGENFAWYFEYANGIESSTTMRVPADHPVAIETTSGDVWHTFGVPDLRVKADAIPGEYDETWFMADEAGTEHEIKCFELCGRGHTAMTGTVQVMEEEAFNEWLNNQLTLEVTIEDQNETPVTEGYEMTLEHTENAQYEEDLVHNYTADDFDENGTISLDHEDLQQGGEYNVTITFEDDQYETIEETTEITRPSSETFTVGSANETDNGNGNNESADGGGGE
- a CDS encoding cbb3-type cytochrome c oxidase subunit I, producing the protein MSDLPPMTSVKRWLVTTNHKDVGILYIATALFFLLLGGVLALLFRAHLWVPGGTGLLENMEFNQAVTAHGLLMVFWFLSPIASGFANYFVPLQIGAKDLAFPRLNALSYWFYLFSGILMGVSFFQGKTFAGGWTMYAPLNVPSFNTVMEATAGGNATVLALLLFVISITIGTVNFLVTIHRSRAEGLGLWNMPMFTWSWLLTIWMMLFAFAALLAALLLLSIDRVMLTQYFSTDQGSSLLWAHLFWFFGHPEVYIVFFPALGIMFETFQTFTGRRLVGRKWVIIAMVLVAVQSFLVWMHHMFLTAINLEIKTLFMATTIGISLPFDLMVFALIYTMVKGRVRFTTPFLFSLGALVLFILGGITGVFLGAVVLDYEFRGTYWVVAHFHYVMVSGVTALVAGIYYWWPKISGKMYSETLGKINFAVYFIGFNLLYFPMFLAWETPRRVFDYSEGAQIYHQASTVGAFVLGASFLIMFFTLGKSLLTGPDAPDNPWEYSRTAEWAIPSPPPLENWTDRPSYASGRLEFVDDAAAATDGGVATGHEATAADTAHEEHADHASIWPLGIGLGTFVFFLGLSGMTPYVYEFIQGTDHPPEHLADAAVDPSITYPILTLLGVGILGVSLFKFGVEEFNVPETAIAERWPFGGVGNTKFGVWVFLASDVVVFGGAIGAYVFMRLHGGWDNWHLDTITMAGLFNTYVLLTSSFTVILALAFAERKNKKAMLGSMVATVLLAFVFMGVKAFEYSSKFADGHYWFSGIDYSIYFVTTGLHALHVLLGVLVALFMIYRIVSVDAYLEDHRPVEFFGLYWHFVDIVWVFLFPLFYLM